Proteins from a genomic interval of Mesobacillus sp. S13:
- a CDS encoding TetR/AcrR family transcriptional regulator has translation MSPRPKVALDKNTIMIAAAELANEHGSEYITLAMLAKKLNIKSPSLYNHFDGLPGIKKEMAIFSLQKLYNSLAEEAEGKAHGGEAVLALSRAYLAFARTNPGLYEFALSAPDPSDELVHDAGKKIVELVVSAIRPFELSEEEAIHAVRGLRSLMHGFASLEHKGGFGMPLDLDESYKLAVTAFITGLKKSS, from the coding sequence ATGTCACCAAGGCCAAAAGTGGCGCTTGATAAAAATACGATCATGATCGCAGCAGCTGAGCTTGCGAATGAGCATGGAAGTGAATATATCACTCTGGCAATGCTGGCCAAGAAGCTCAATATTAAATCGCCTTCATTATATAACCACTTTGACGGCCTGCCGGGAATCAAAAAGGAAATGGCCATTTTTTCACTACAGAAACTGTACAATAGCCTGGCAGAGGAAGCGGAGGGCAAAGCTCACGGGGGCGAGGCAGTACTGGCATTAAGTAGGGCGTATTTAGCCTTTGCGAGAACCAATCCAGGATTGTACGAGTTCGCATTATCAGCACCAGATCCTTCAGATGAGCTGGTTCATGACGCTGGCAAAAAAATCGTTGAACTCGTCGTATCTGCTATCCGCCCTTTTGAACTTTCAGAGGAGGAAGCAATCCATGCTGTCCGCGGCTTGAGAAGCCTCATGCATGGATTTGCTTCGCTGGAGCATAAAGGTGGTTTCGGAATGCCGCTGGACTTGGATGAGAGCTACAAGCTTGCAGTCACAGCGTTTATTACAGGCTTGAAAAAATCCAGCTAA
- a CDS encoding M14 family metallopeptidase → MDIYVRRGDSFWYFSNIFNIPLQLIIDSNRDIDPNALNVGQTVRIPGFAAVDYRIRAGDTLWKIAQSRNLQVDALLLANRNINPNGLYIGQMVKVPLRISWRIVQGKKNYDYAALMSDLRRLENVYPFMKVPSIGNSVLGKSIPETLIGNGNKRVHYNGSFHANEWITTPIIMTFLNDYLLALTNKSSIRGLSMQNYYGQTTLSIVPMVNPDGVDLVLNGPPEAEPWNERVVELNRGSLDFSGWKANIRGVDLNDQFPAKWELEKERNPSQPGPRDYVGPKPLSEPEAIAMAEMTRRRDFARVLAFHTQGEVIYWGFENLEPPESEAMVNEFARVSGYQPVKTIESYAGYKDWFIQDWRRPGFTVELGFGINPLPLSQFDEIYEEALGIFLAGLYL, encoded by the coding sequence ATGGATATATATGTGAGAAGAGGAGATTCCTTTTGGTATTTCAGCAATATTTTCAACATCCCTCTCCAGTTGATCATAGATTCCAACCGTGATATTGACCCAAATGCACTGAATGTGGGACAGACGGTAAGGATTCCTGGTTTTGCAGCTGTTGATTATCGAATCCGTGCAGGTGATACCCTTTGGAAAATTGCGCAAAGCAGGAATCTGCAAGTGGATGCCCTTCTATTGGCAAACCGCAATATTAATCCAAACGGGTTGTATATCGGACAAATGGTCAAGGTCCCGCTAAGAATTTCCTGGCGGATTGTCCAGGGGAAGAAGAATTATGATTATGCCGCACTGATGAGTGATTTGAGGCGATTGGAAAATGTCTATCCGTTCATGAAGGTGCCTTCGATCGGAAATTCGGTTTTAGGTAAAAGCATACCAGAAACACTGATCGGGAATGGCAATAAGCGGGTCCACTACAATGGATCTTTCCATGCGAATGAATGGATCACCACTCCCATCATCATGACATTTCTGAACGACTATCTTTTGGCGCTTACAAATAAGTCCTCCATACGCGGCCTGTCCATGCAGAATTACTATGGCCAGACAACATTATCGATTGTGCCGATGGTCAATCCTGACGGTGTTGATCTTGTGCTCAATGGACCGCCTGAAGCAGAGCCATGGAATGAAAGAGTAGTAGAATTAAATAGAGGAAGCCTGGATTTCAGCGGTTGGAAGGCGAATATCAGAGGGGTGGACCTTAACGACCAATTCCCGGCAAAATGGGAGCTTGAAAAAGAACGCAACCCAAGTCAGCCGGGCCCAAGGGATTATGTTGGGCCAAAGCCATTATCCGAGCCGGAAGCAATTGCGATGGCAGAAATGACAAGAAGACGCGATTTTGCCAGGGTTCTCGCTTTCCATACCCAGGGAGAGGTTATCTACTGGGGCTTTGAAAACCTGGAGCCGCCTGAATCGGAGGCAATGGTCAATGAATTTGCCCGGGTGAGCGGATACCAGCCGGTCAAGACAATTGAGAGCTATGCCGGCTATAAAGATTGGTTCATCCAGGACTGGCGCAGGCCTGGTTTTACAGTCGAACTTGGCTTCGGTATAAACCCGCTGCCGCTTTCGCAATTCGATGAGATTTATGAAGAGGCTCTGGGAATCTTTCTTGCAGGACTTTATCTATAG